Proteins encoded in a region of the Synergistota bacterium genome:
- a CDS encoding energy-coupling factor ABC transporter ATP-binding protein gives MREPLIKLVDIHFSYGDKPLLSGVNLELFPEDKIGITGPNGAGKTTLAEIIMGFITPQKGKLLFKGKELRDERDFYELRTKVGYVFQDPDDQLFCPTVFEDIAFGPLNLGLRGKELEDRVNGILSWLSISHLKDKITYKLSGGEKRIVSIGAVLAMEPEGLILDEPLNGLDERYSLKVESIIKGLNKAIILIAHDFSLLKRVCRRVYKLEGGRLEELHL, from the coding sequence TTGAGAGAGCCTTTGATAAAGTTAGTTGATATTCACTTCTCTTATGGGGATAAACCTCTTTTAAGCGGAGTTAATCTTGAGCTCTTCCCCGAAGATAAAATAGGGATCACCGGACCTAATGGGGCTGGGAAGACTACTTTAGCTGAGATAATAATGGGCTTTATAACTCCTCAAAAGGGAAAGCTTCTATTTAAAGGTAAGGAGTTAAGAGACGAAAGAGACTTTTACGAGCTTAGAACAAAGGTAGGATATGTTTTTCAAGATCCTGATGATCAGCTTTTTTGCCCTACCGTATTTGAGGATATTGCTTTCGGTCCGTTAAACTTGGGTTTAAGGGGTAAGGAGCTTGAGGATAGGGTTAATGGGATCTTAAGCTGGCTAAGCATATCTCATCTTAAAGATAAGATAACTTATAAGCTTTCGGGTGGGGAGAAAAGAATCGTTTCCATTGGCGCGGTTTTAGCTATGGAGCCAGAAGGCCTTATATTAGATGAGCCGTTAAATGGGCTTGATGAGAGATACTCTTTGAAGGTTGAAAGTATCATAAAAGGCCTTAATAAGGCTATAATATTAATAGCTCATGACTTTTCCCTTTTAAAAAGGGTTTGCCGGAGGGTATATAAGCTTGAGGGCGGAAGATTGGAGGAGCTTCATCTATGA
- the cbiQ gene encoding cobalt ECF transporter T component CbiQ, translating to MDAKFKLVFLFGFATVIAISKGWLTLLVGFLSLLLLGLIYHINIISSFRKVVFLELFLLGVVFFLPFTYPGTPLLEIGPLFISYEGLREALFIFSRSSIILLGGSMLIGSSDPIEVVRALYGLGFPPKLVEITFLGLRYISVIESEYRKLKKAMKARAFKPRTDLHTYKIYGYLIGMLLVKSYVRAERVYKAMLARGFNGKILFGGNNSFERAFDKVS from the coding sequence ATGGATGCAAAGTTTAAATTGGTTTTCCTCTTTGGTTTTGCAACGGTTATTGCTATATCCAAAGGATGGCTAACTCTTCTTGTAGGTTTTCTTTCCCTGCTTCTATTAGGCCTAATATATCATATTAATATTATAAGTAGTTTTAGGAAGGTAGTTTTCCTTGAACTATTTCTCTTAGGAGTGGTTTTCTTTCTTCCCTTTACCTATCCAGGTACTCCCCTTTTAGAGATAGGTCCTCTTTTTATAAGTTATGAGGGTTTAAGGGAAGCCCTTTTTATTTTTTCCCGATCTTCTATAATATTGTTAGGGGGTTCTATGCTTATAGGTTCTTCAGATCCCATTGAAGTAGTTCGTGCTCTTTATGGGCTTGGCTTTCCTCCTAAGCTTGTGGAAATAACATTTCTTGGTTTAAGGTATATAAGCGTCATAGAATCTGAGTATAGAAAGCTTAAGAAGGCGATGAAGGCTCGTGCCTTTAAACCGAGGACCGATCTTCATACCTATAAGATCTATGGATATCTTATAGGTATGCTTCTTGTAAAAAGCTACGTTAGAGCAGAGAGGGTTTATAAGGCTATGTTAGCGCGTGGCTTTAACGGTAAGATACTTTTTGGGGGTAATAACTCTTTTGAGAGAGCCTTTGATAAAGTTAGTTGA